Proteins found in one Actinokineospora alba genomic segment:
- the rplJ gene encoding 50S ribosomal protein L10 — MAKPDKVNAVAEIADKFRNSSAAVVTEYTGLTVSQLTKLRRALGTGTTYRVAKNTLVKRAADDAGVEGLENLFIGPTGIAFVEGEPVDAAKALRDFAKENKGLVIKGGYMDGRPLTVEEVAKIADLDSREVLLAKLAGAMKGNLAKAAGLFNAPASQVARLAAALQEKKAAEGESAPAAEAPAEDAVAAES, encoded by the coding sequence ATGGCGAAGCCTGACAAGGTGAATGCAGTCGCCGAGATCGCGGACAAGTTCCGCAACAGCTCGGCTGCCGTCGTCACCGAGTACACGGGCCTCACCGTGTCGCAGCTGACGAAGCTGCGTCGCGCTCTCGGCACTGGCACGACCTACCGCGTCGCGAAGAACACCCTCGTCAAGCGGGCAGCCGACGACGCCGGTGTGGAGGGGCTTGAAAACCTCTTCATCGGTCCGACCGGCATCGCCTTCGTCGAGGGCGAACCGGTTGACGCGGCGAAGGCCCTGCGCGATTTCGCGAAGGAAAACAAGGGTCTGGTCATCAAGGGCGGCTACATGGATGGCCGCCCGCTCACGGTGGAAGAGGTCGCGAAGATCGCGGACCTCGACTCCCGTGAGGTGCTGCTCGCCAAGCTGGCGGGCGCGATGAAGGGCAACCTGGCGAAGGCCGCTGGCCTGTTCAACGCCCCGGCGTCGCAGGTCGCCCGCCTGGCCGCTGCTCTGCAGGAGAAGAAGGCCGCCGAGGGCGAGTCCGCCCCCGCCGCCGAGGCTCCCGCCGAGGACGCTGTCGCAGCCGAGAGCTGA
- a CDS encoding MCE family protein gives MSGRETTGKVIKRRLLGLGFIVVIAALVSLSIAMYNKAFTPVAKVSLTTDKVGNQLAVHSDVKVRGLIVGEVRKITPTADGATLDLAINPEMIDVIPRNVSARFLPKTLFGERYVSLQIPEEIDDQALRAGDTIKQDRSIRAVELEQAFESLLPVLQAVQPQKLSSTLTAISTALQGRGDDLGKSLADLGDFVGELNPHLPKLREDLRLLASVSETYGDVTPDLVQALTDLTVTSKTVAEQRANLDALFATATTASRDLESFLRANSSNLIQLADTSRPTLEVLARYSPEYPCLLQLMTEAVKQVDTTLGKGTNKPGLHANIEVVVNRGAYKPGKDEPRYEEDRGPRCYDFTQFPNPFPQAPPDGPLNDGSSFPPPARSSSDGLLPPANTTQYTAPSAAGGEGLGLPNSPGEIAFVSQLLAPGMGVEPDQVPRWSTLLLGPAFRGAEVRFE, from the coding sequence ATGAGCGGGCGGGAGACGACCGGGAAGGTCATCAAGCGCAGGCTCCTCGGCCTGGGCTTCATCGTGGTGATCGCGGCGCTCGTGTCACTGAGCATCGCGATGTACAACAAGGCGTTCACCCCGGTCGCGAAGGTGTCGCTGACCACGGACAAGGTCGGCAACCAGCTCGCGGTGCACTCGGATGTGAAGGTCCGCGGCCTGATCGTCGGCGAGGTCCGCAAGATCACGCCCACGGCCGACGGCGCCACGCTCGACCTCGCGATCAACCCCGAGATGATCGACGTCATCCCGCGCAACGTCTCGGCGCGGTTCCTGCCGAAGACGCTGTTCGGCGAGCGCTACGTCTCGCTGCAGATCCCCGAGGAGATCGACGACCAGGCGCTGCGCGCGGGCGACACGATCAAGCAGGACCGCTCGATCCGCGCGGTCGAGCTGGAGCAGGCGTTCGAGAGTCTGCTGCCGGTGCTGCAGGCGGTGCAGCCGCAGAAGCTGTCGAGCACGCTCACCGCGATCTCGACCGCCCTGCAGGGCCGCGGCGACGACCTCGGCAAGTCGCTTGCCGACCTCGGCGACTTCGTCGGCGAGCTCAACCCGCACCTGCCCAAGCTGCGTGAGGACCTGCGCCTGCTGGCCTCCGTCAGCGAGACCTACGGCGACGTCACGCCGGACCTGGTCCAGGCGCTGACCGACCTGACGGTGACGTCGAAGACCGTCGCCGAGCAGCGCGCGAACCTCGACGCCCTGTTCGCCACGGCGACCACCGCCTCGCGTGACCTGGAGTCGTTCCTGCGGGCCAACTCCTCGAACCTGATTCAGCTCGCCGACACCTCCCGGCCCACGCTGGAAGTCCTGGCGCGGTACTCCCCGGAGTACCCGTGCCTGCTGCAGCTGATGACCGAGGCCGTCAAACAGGTCGACACCACGCTCGGCAAGGGCACCAACAAGCCCGGTCTGCACGCCAACATCGAGGTGGTGGTCAACCGCGGGGCCTACAAGCCGGGCAAGGACGAGCCGCGCTACGAGGAAGACCGTGGTCCTCGCTGCTACGACTTCACCCAGTTCCCGAACCCGTTCCCGCAGGCGCCGCCGGACGGCCCGCTCAACGACGGGTCGAGCTTCCCGCCGCCTGCCCGCTCGTCGTCGGACGGCCTGCTGCCGCCCGCGAACACGACGCAGTACACCGCGCCCAGCGCGGCGGGCGGCGAAGGTCTTGGCCTGCCCAACTCTCCCGGGGAGATCGCGTTCGTGTCGCAGCTGCTCGCGCCCGGTATGGGCGTCGAACCCGACCAGGTCCCCAGGTGGAGCACACTGCTGCTCGGCCCGGCCTTCCGCGGCGCGGAGGTGAGGTTCGAATGA
- a CDS encoding MlaE family ABC transporter permease → MASVTETAKKAVDRPLRTLDDLGEQLSFYIRALAWIPRALRRYMRETMRLLAEVSFGSGALAVIGGTIGVMVGLTVFTGIVVGLQGYAALDQIGTAAFSGFASAYINTREVAPLVAGLALSATVGSGFTAQLGAMRISEEIDALEVMAVPSLPFLVTTRIIAGFIAVIPLYIIGLLSSYLASRTITVYFYGQSAGTYDHYFNLFLPPEDVFWSFGKVLIFAIIIILTHCYYGYNASGGPAGVGVAVGRAVRTTIVTVALVNFFIGFAIWGTTTTVRIAG, encoded by the coding sequence ATGGCCTCGGTGACAGAGACCGCCAAGAAGGCCGTCGACCGTCCCTTGCGGACACTCGACGACCTCGGCGAACAGCTCTCGTTCTACATCCGCGCGCTCGCCTGGATCCCGCGCGCCCTGCGCCGCTACATGCGCGAGACGATGCGCCTGCTCGCCGAGGTCAGTTTCGGCAGCGGCGCGCTCGCGGTCATCGGCGGCACCATCGGCGTCATGGTTGGCCTGACCGTGTTCACCGGCATCGTCGTCGGCCTGCAGGGTTACGCCGCGCTCGACCAGATCGGCACGGCCGCCTTCTCCGGGTTCGCGTCGGCCTACATCAACACCCGCGAGGTCGCGCCCCTGGTGGCGGGCCTGGCGCTCTCGGCCACGGTCGGCTCCGGCTTCACCGCCCAGCTCGGCGCCATGCGCATCTCCGAGGAGATCGACGCGCTCGAGGTCATGGCGGTGCCCAGCCTGCCGTTCCTGGTGACCACCCGGATCATCGCAGGCTTCATCGCGGTCATCCCGCTCTACATCATCGGGTTGCTGTCCTCATATCTGGCTTCGAGGACGATCACCGTGTACTTCTACGGCCAATCCGCCGGTACGTACGACCATTACTTCAATCTGTTCTTGCCACCTGAAGACGTGTTCTGGTCGTTCGGCAAGGTGCTGATCTTCGCGATCATCATCATCCTGACGCACTGCTACTACGGCTACAACGCCAGCGGCGGCCCCGCGGGCGTCGGCGTGGCCGTGGGCCGCGCGGTGCGGACCACGATCGTCACGGTCGCGCTGGTGAACTTCTTCATCGGCTTCGCGATCTGGGGCACCACGACGACGGTGAGGATCGCGGGATGA
- a CDS encoding ABC transporter ATP-binding protein, which yields MGAEVVIEGLTKSFGKQAIWRDVTLTLPPGEVSVMLGPSGTGKSVFLKSMIGLLKPDRGKCVINGVDIVTCSEAKLYETRKLFGVLFQDGALFGSMNLYDNVAFPLREHTKKSEAEIKRIVLEKLELTGLSGAEKKLPGEISGGMRKRAGLARALVLDPEIILCDEPDSGLDPVRTAYLSQLLIDLNAQIDATILIVTHNINLARTVPDNLGMLFRKELVMFGPREVLLTSDEPVVEQFLNGRRLGPIGMSEEKDAAQMAREQAHADAGHSDGSSEEDVRGVVPQIEPTPGMPERAGVRRRKDRVMRILNTLPHAAQEGIIESLTDEERARYGVHSHMVPANAAARPRLDQPTQNFQPVQPSPRPRPVEDPPRGFQGDLADPQVARLPETNWKPPGGAS from the coding sequence ATGGGCGCCGAGGTGGTCATCGAGGGTCTGACGAAGTCCTTCGGTAAGCAGGCCATCTGGCGGGATGTCACGTTGACCCTGCCGCCGGGTGAAGTGTCGGTCATGCTCGGGCCCTCGGGCACCGGCAAGTCCGTCTTCCTCAAGTCCATGATCGGGCTGCTCAAGCCCGACCGTGGCAAGTGTGTGATCAACGGTGTCGACATCGTCACCTGCAGCGAGGCCAAGCTCTACGAGACGCGAAAGCTGTTCGGTGTCCTGTTCCAGGACGGCGCGCTGTTCGGCTCGATGAACCTCTACGACAACGTGGCGTTCCCCCTGCGTGAGCACACGAAGAAGTCCGAGGCCGAGATCAAGCGGATCGTCTTGGAGAAGCTCGAGCTCACGGGTCTGTCGGGCGCGGAGAAGAAGCTTCCGGGCGAGATCTCCGGTGGTATGCGCAAGCGCGCCGGCCTGGCCCGCGCCCTGGTGCTCGACCCCGAGATCATCCTGTGCGACGAGCCGGACTCCGGTCTCGACCCGGTCCGCACGGCGTACCTCTCGCAGCTGCTCATCGACCTGAACGCGCAGATCGACGCGACGATCCTCATCGTCACCCACAACATCAACCTGGCCCGGACCGTCCCGGACAACCTGGGCATGCTCTTCCGCAAGGAACTGGTCATGTTCGGCCCCCGCGAGGTGCTGCTGACCAGCGACGAGCCGGTCGTGGAGCAGTTCCTCAACGGCCGCCGCCTCGGCCCGATCGGCATGTCCGAGGAGAAGGACGCCGCCCAGATGGCCCGCGAGCAGGCGCACGCCGACGCCGGTCACTCCGACGGCTCGTCCGAAGAGGACGTGCGTGGTGTCGTCCCGCAGATCGAGCCGACCCCGGGCATGCCCGAGCGGGCCGGTGTGCGCCGCCGCAAGGACCGCGTCATGCGGATCCTGAACACGCTGCCGCACGCCGCGCAGGAAGGCATCATCGAGTCGCTGACCGACGAGGAACGCGCCCGCTACGGCGTGCACTCGCACATGGTCCCGGCCAATGCCGCGGCGCGGCCCCGGCTCGACCAGCCGACCCAGAACTTCCAGCCCGTGCAGCCGTCGCCACGGCCGCGACCGGTGGAGGATCCGCCGCGCGGTTTCCAGGGCGATCTGGCTGATCCCCAGGTGGCCCGGCTCCCGGAGACCAACTGGAAGCCCCCGGGCGGCGCTTCATGA
- a CDS encoding MCE family protein: MKPFRSRNPIPIGIVSILVIALALVAAVNSDDLPVIGGGTSYSAEFSEASGIQADDEVRIAGIKVGKVSDVELDGDKVLVTFKIKDAWIGDRTRAEIKIKTLLGQKYLSLEPEGAEVLNPDVRIPRDRTMAPYDVLEAFRGLAETVNEVDTVQLAKSFEVISETFADTPDEVKGALNGLQSLSRTISSRDQELATLLSNTRQISQTLADRDAEVAKLLADGNLLLGELNSRKKAISALLTGTKTLSQELQGLVSDNNAQLGPVLQSLDQLTAMLQRNQDSLAEGIKKFAPFARQFNNAVGNGRWFDNYICGLLPPSFGPLNQTGCLGDPS; encoded by the coding sequence ATGAAGCCTTTCCGGTCACGCAACCCGATCCCGATCGGCATCGTCAGCATCCTGGTGATCGCGCTCGCGCTGGTCGCCGCGGTCAACTCCGACGACCTGCCGGTCATCGGCGGGGGCACCAGCTACAGCGCCGAGTTCAGCGAGGCGTCCGGCATCCAGGCCGACGACGAGGTCCGCATCGCGGGCATCAAGGTCGGCAAGGTGTCCGATGTGGAGCTTGACGGCGACAAGGTCCTGGTCACCTTCAAGATCAAGGACGCCTGGATCGGCGACCGCACCCGAGCCGAGATCAAGATCAAGACCTTGCTCGGGCAGAAGTACCTGTCGCTCGAGCCCGAGGGTGCCGAGGTCCTCAACCCCGACGTGCGCATCCCGCGCGACCGGACGATGGCCCCCTACGACGTCCTCGAAGCCTTCCGCGGCCTGGCCGAGACGGTCAACGAGGTCGACACCGTGCAGCTCGCCAAGAGCTTCGAGGTGATCTCCGAGACCTTCGCCGACACCCCGGACGAGGTGAAGGGCGCGCTCAACGGCCTGCAGTCCCTCTCGCGCACCATCTCCTCGCGCGACCAGGAGCTGGCGACCCTGCTCAGCAACACCCGGCAGATCAGCCAGACCCTCGCCGACCGCGACGCCGAGGTGGCCAAGCTGCTCGCCGACGGCAACCTGCTGCTCGGTGAGCTGAACAGCCGCAAGAAGGCCATCTCCGCGCTGCTGACCGGCACCAAGACGCTCTCGCAGGAGCTGCAGGGCCTCGTGTCCGACAACAACGCGCAGCTCGGCCCGGTGCTGCAGAGCCTCGACCAGCTCACCGCGATGCTGCAGCGCAACCAGGACTCCCTGGCTGAGGGCATCAAGAAGTTCGCGCCCTTCGCCAGGCAGTTCAACAACGCGGTCGGCAACGGACGCTGGTTCGACAACTACATCTGCGGGCTGCTGCCGCCCTCGTTCGGCCCGCTCAACCAGACCGGCTGCCTGGGGGACCCGTCATGA
- a CDS encoding MCE family protein: MRGMAAPLIKLALFMAITIAATGVLAISIANTNLSSTNSYSARFSDATLLLPGDDVRIAGVRVGQVEEVAIADRNQAEVKFSVAADRKLPESVMAQIKFRNLVGQRYISLTQGAGYDPNSVLDPGESIPLERTRPALDLTELFNGFKPLFQALSPDDVNKLSYEIITVLQGEGGTVENLLAHTASLTTTIADKDAVIGEVITNLNGVLGTVNSRGEQLSQLIVQMQQLVSGLAEDREPIGDAIEAIGGLATTTTGLLQEAREPLKQDIAALGTLTKNLNDNEKTVEHFIQFMPTKLSTLTRTVSYGSWFNFFLCEGSGEVSVPGLISHPINITPLPATQERCTS, translated from the coding sequence ATGAGGGGAATGGCCGCTCCGCTGATCAAGCTGGCGCTGTTCATGGCGATCACCATCGCCGCGACCGGTGTGCTCGCGATCAGCATCGCCAACACGAACCTGAGTTCCACGAACTCCTACTCGGCGCGGTTCTCCGACGCGACGCTGCTGCTTCCCGGCGACGACGTGCGCATCGCCGGTGTGCGGGTCGGACAGGTCGAGGAGGTCGCGATCGCCGACCGCAACCAGGCCGAGGTCAAGTTCTCCGTCGCAGCCGACCGCAAGCTGCCCGAGTCGGTGATGGCGCAGATCAAGTTCCGCAACCTGGTCGGCCAGCGCTACATCTCGCTGACCCAGGGCGCGGGCTACGACCCGAACTCGGTGCTCGACCCGGGGGAGTCGATCCCGCTGGAGCGCACCCGCCCGGCGCTCGACCTCACCGAACTGTTCAACGGCTTCAAGCCGCTGTTCCAGGCACTCTCGCCCGACGACGTCAACAAGCTGTCGTACGAGATCATCACGGTCCTGCAGGGCGAGGGCGGCACGGTGGAGAACCTGTTGGCCCACACCGCTTCGCTGACCACGACGATCGCCGACAAGGACGCGGTGATCGGCGAGGTGATCACGAACCTCAACGGCGTGCTGGGCACGGTCAACAGCCGCGGCGAGCAGCTCTCGCAGCTCATCGTGCAGATGCAGCAGTTGGTCAGCGGCCTGGCCGAGGACCGTGAGCCCATCGGCGACGCCATCGAGGCGATCGGCGGCCTGGCCACCACGACCACCGGCCTGCTGCAGGAGGCCCGCGAGCCGCTCAAGCAGGACATCGCCGCGCTCGGCACGTTGACGAAGAACCTCAACGACAACGAGAAGACGGTCGAGCACTTCATCCAGTTCATGCCGACCAAGCTCAGCACCCTGACCCGCACCGTGAGCTACGGCTCGTGGTTCAACTTCTTCCTGTGCGAGGGCTCCGGTGAGGTCAGCGTGCCCGGTCTGATCAGCCACCCGATCAACATCACGCCGCTGCCCGCGACCCAGGAAAGGTGCACGTCATGA
- a CDS encoding MlaE family ABC transporter permease, with protein MTTRTAPANFPGAGALRETGRLFALGLDVVVNVFRRPFQTREFIQQCWFIASVTILPTALVAIPFGAIVALQLGTLIVQLGAQSFTGAASVLAIIQQAAPLVTALLVAGAGGSAVCADIGSRTIREEIDAMEVLGVSPIQRLVVPRVLACMLVAVLLNGLVSVVGVMGGYFFNVVLQGGTPGAYLASFSALAQLPDLWISELKALIFGFIAGVVASYRGLNPKGGPKGVGDAVNQSVVITFLLLFFVNFVLTAVYLTVVPAKGS; from the coding sequence ATGACCACGCGCACCGCTCCCGCGAACTTCCCCGGTGCCGGTGCGCTCCGCGAGACCGGTCGGCTGTTCGCGCTCGGTCTCGACGTCGTCGTCAACGTCTTCCGGCGGCCGTTCCAGACCCGCGAGTTCATCCAGCAGTGCTGGTTCATCGCCAGCGTGACGATCCTGCCGACCGCGCTCGTCGCGATCCCGTTCGGCGCGATCGTGGCCCTGCAGCTGGGCACCCTGATCGTGCAGCTCGGCGCGCAGTCGTTCACCGGCGCGGCCAGCGTGCTCGCGATCATCCAGCAGGCCGCCCCGCTGGTCACCGCGCTGCTGGTGGCGGGCGCGGGCGGCAGTGCGGTGTGCGCCGATATCGGCTCACGCACCATCCGCGAGGAGATCGACGCGATGGAGGTGCTCGGCGTCTCGCCGATCCAGCGCCTCGTCGTGCCCCGGGTGCTGGCCTGCATGTTGGTGGCGGTGCTGCTCAACGGCCTGGTCAGTGTCGTCGGCGTGATGGGCGGCTACTTCTTCAACGTCGTGCTGCAGGGCGGGACGCCGGGCGCCTACCTGGCCAGCTTCTCGGCCCTGGCCCAGCTGCCCGACCTGTGGATCAGCGAGCTCAAGGCGCTGATCTTCGGCTTCATCGCGGGCGTCGTGGCCTCCTACCGCGGCCTCAACCCCAAGGGCGGCCCGAAGGGGGTCGGCGACGCGGTGAACCAGTCCGTCGTCATCACCTTCCTGCTGCTGTTCTTCGTCAACTTCGTGCTGACCGCGGTCTACCTCACGGTCGTCCCGGCGAAGGGGAGCTGA
- the rplL gene encoding 50S ribosomal protein L7/L12: protein MAKLSTDELLDAFKEMTLLELSAFVKQFEETFEVTAAAPVAVAAVGGAAAPAEAAEEQDEFDVVLESAGDKKIQVIKVVREVVSGLGLKEAKELVEAAPKAILEKVNKEAAEAAKEKLEAAGAKISVK, encoded by the coding sequence ATGGCGAAGCTCAGCACTGACGAGCTGCTCGACGCGTTCAAGGAAATGACGCTGCTGGAGCTCTCCGCGTTCGTGAAGCAGTTCGAGGAGACCTTCGAGGTCACCGCCGCTGCCCCCGTCGCCGTCGCCGCCGTCGGTGGCGCCGCTGCTCCGGCCGAGGCCGCTGAGGAGCAGGACGAGTTCGACGTCGTCCTCGAGTCGGCCGGTGACAAGAAGATCCAGGTCATCAAGGTCGTCCGTGAGGTCGTCTCGGGCCTGGGCCTGAAGGAGGCCAAGGAGCTGGTCGAGGCCGCTCCGAAGGCGATCCTGGAGAAGGTCAACAAGGAGGCCGCCGAGGCCGCCAAGGAGAAGCTGGAAGCCGCTGGCGCCAAGATCTCCGTGAAGTAG